TTGCTGTCTTCAGCCCTAATTTTCTGCACGATAACCTTTTTCATAAACAAGACTAAATCTTTATTTGTACCCACCCCGTGCAACTGTGTGTGAGATATATTCGCCTCATGTACTGTCAGTCTACTCGGCAAAGTAAATCCCTCAAATTGGCCAAGCTTTCACCTATAAAAGCTACATTTAAGAAAAGTTTATAAACAGCAAGACAGTCAGAAGGGATGTGAGGAGAAAACTATGGGGCTGTTTGATTGACAGGTGGGTAGATTCCTGTCCTTGCCTCTGTTTATTGCAGAAAAACATAAGggaagaatggagggaagaaagactagatgagacagagagacagagaaaagaagggaagggaaatgtgAAGAGAAGAGACATAGGAGAGGGAGGagtagaaggaaagggaagggacagaatcagaggggggagagagacagacaaagagacagagagacagagaaacagagacagacagagaaacctGGGCTACTGGGGCGAGAATGCTGTGATCTGAGATTGGAAGCATAAATGATTTAAGCACCTTGAACCCAAGAAACCCAGATTCTCAAAGGAGGAAGGAGGGTTGGGAGAGATCTGCGCCCTCTCTAGTTCTGTAACAACAACATGCATGTAGTCTTTTAAAGTTTGCAGATTGATCTCCATATAAGCAAATCGCTTCGTTAATTAACGGACCTGTTCTTGAGGTGTGAGGCAATCTTCACAAAAATTACTCCCCAAATCCCCCTCCTAATATCTGAGTGACCCCAAACACAAGGAGAagctcttcttcccttccctttccaagAGCGGTCCTTCTCAAGTGGTGAGTGAGGACCTGTTCGCTTCATTTTCTCGCCCTCAGCCCTGGGAGATGCCATCTGGATTGCTTCACCTGTTTCGTCCAAATCTCCACCACCACAGGGCTCCCGGGCCTCACTGTCTTCTCTAGTTTCGGTGACCTTTAAACCGCTGCCTAAGAGTGTTTCCTCCAGGGTAAGACTCAggtgaaaaaaaatcccaacaaaacTTTCTTCCTCGAGGATAAGGTTCCTCGGTCGGGGCTGTGATTTATTCAAGTCTGAAGTTAGCGGAAACTCGACCCGTGTTTTCTGATGCGAGAATAAAGGGGAGGAGGGCTGCCTACTGGGGCTTTTAAAGTCGCCACGCCGGTGGCGGTGATTTGCACTGTTTTCAGTTTGgttgtgggggagggaaagggtaaTTTGAtgcaaagagaggaaagggatgggggaggggcgCGGGAAAGGTTTGAAAGAAAAAGTGATCGGGCTTGGACTTGGGTGCCGGGCTGTTGATTAACTGGCGTCGGGAGTAAAGTTTCACACTCCATCACCACACTCACTAACGTCTTCCAGCTCTGGGGAGACCCGAACTCTTTCCCCTTTCCGTAACCTCCCCCCCGCCTCACTAGTGTGCGTGGAGAACTCGGAGAATTCACGCACATTCCGTCAAGCCTGCGATATCTCACGTCCACTTGGCCAAAGTCTACCAGCCCTCGACCCCTACGTCTAGGCCACTATTAAGCTTTGTGGACGTGCCTGGCTCAGGGAAATCAGCTAAAGCTGGCCTCGGTCCGCCTTCCTTAGGCCAACTCGGCCCTGCACCCATATACTGGGTGGCGCGCCTCCTCTGCCCTCCAGGGCAAAGTGGCATGCGTAGGGGCCTAATTGGGCACCCACATGTGCCCGTTCAGGCTAGCCCAGTTTTCGTCCCGCCAAGGACCGGCCCGGGGATGCGAGGGGAGCCCGAGGGGGACCAGGAAAGgactcctccttcctctccctcggGCCCCCGGTTGCCAGCGCCCAATCTTGGGAGGGGGCAGTATTCTGACCAGGGGGAAGGAGCGGGCCATGCCCGCGCGGGCGCACCGACGCTAGCGCGCACAGACATCCAACAGCAAGGCGCCGGCCCGGAGGACAAGATGGGGGGCGGGGGGCCGCGGCTGCCCGGGGCCCGGACACTTACGCGCCGTGATGCCCGGGTGCTCCAGCTCCCCGCGGTCGTTGGTGCAAGCCCCTTGCTCCAGCCTGGCGTCGGCGGCGGCGCAGCAGTAGCGCAGGGCGCAGGAGCCGCAGCAGATGGTGGCGTCCAGCGTGTCGAAGTCCTCCGGGCACTGGAAACCCTCGTGGTAGTTCCCGTGCGCGTCCACCCAGCCGTGGCAGTACTCCCCGTCCTGCTGCGCCCCGGCGGGGGCCCAGCGCAGCCAGCCCAGGAGCAGGCAGAGCCCCAGCAGCGCCCCCATCGCCTTTCCTACGGAtctgagggaaaggagagggtgGGCTGGAGAGGGGCAGGGGCAGGACCTGCGCCCGCCTTCCTTAGGCCGTAAGTTGGGAAGCTGGGGGCGCGCCGACGCCCGGCCCCCCGGGCTTGCCCCAGCCGCGGACACGTCCCGGGCTGAGCTCAGCAGGAGCCGGGCCGGCGGCCGCGGCGGCTCTCTGGTGCCCGCAGTCCCGAGGTCAGCATGGTGCATCGGGCAGAATGGAGCTGTCCGGCCCGGCTCAGGGAGGGCTCTGGGACTGGAGCGCTCGGCTGCGGGAGGCCGCCTAGTACGGGATCCACCGGATAACGGGATGCGCTGGAAGGGGCAAGGGGCGACCGCTAGCCTGGCGGCcggtgccgccgccgccgccgctgctgccGCTGCGCTGACCCGGGCTCCCGGGGCTGCTGCCGGCTGTGCCGCTGCTGCTGCCGCCCAGACTCCTCGCCCGGCTCATAGTTCTCTGGGCCTGGGGGGCGCGTCTAACACCCTGTCACCACcactcctccctccttccctcccctctcctcacaGGAAGAATCACACCGAGAGGTGGCAACTTGCCGGTGGAGGTCTTCCCGCACCTTGAGGAACCGCGCCGAGTAGCCTGAGGGACCTGAGCCCCGCCGGGGGCGCAGAG
The Macrotis lagotis isolate mMagLag1 chromosome 3, bilby.v1.9.chrom.fasta, whole genome shotgun sequence genome window above contains:
- the SHISA3 gene encoding protein shisa-3 homolog is translated as MHHADLGTAGTREPPRPPARLLLSSARDVSAAGASPGGRASARPQLPNLRPKEGGRRSCPCPSPAHPLLSLRSVGKAMGALLGLCLLLGWLRWAPAGAQQDGEYCHGWVDAHGNYHEGFQCPEDFDTLDATICCGSCALRYCCAAADARLEQGACTNDRGELEHPGITAQPVYVPFLIVGSIFIAFIILGSLVAIYCCTCLRPKQTSQQPIRFSLRSYQNETLPMILTSTNLRTPSRQSSTATSSSSNGGSIRRFSFARAESGCLVPSPPPPYTSGCLQTGHSIHLTQPSGFLVSPQYFAYPLQQEPALPGKNCSDFSPS